One window of the Chryseotalea sp. WA131a genome contains the following:
- a CDS encoding DUF1016 family protein: MMNFSLLVKTIHQAHSTLQQSALKSVNKHLTIRNWLVGFYIVEFEQNGEDRAKYGDKLLPELAKSINIRGLSETSLKLNRQFFQIYPQIRQVLTDELKKMGFTIRQTLSDEFQNNENQLLTTLQTPSAQLQKSTRGGIQVPPDKLISRLSFSHFTLLLPIADSLKRTFYEIECMKGNWSHEELRRQITTLYFERSGMSDNPEKLSRLVQDKSEALFPTDIIKSPFTFEFLGLKAKDVVYESDLEQALIDHLEEFLLELGHGFCFEAKQKRITIGEKYYFIDLVFYHRILKCHVLVDLKMKEVDHENIGQLKTYVNYYKKNIVQAGDNPPVGLLLVTENNKPLVEYAMADADQHLFVSKYVLALPSTKQLEEFIRKELNNQ; encoded by the coding sequence ATTATGAACTTTTCATTATTGGTAAAAACCATCCATCAGGCGCACAGCACACTTCAACAAAGCGCGCTAAAGTCTGTGAACAAACACCTCACCATTCGCAATTGGTTGGTGGGTTTTTATATTGTAGAGTTTGAGCAAAATGGCGAGGATAGAGCGAAGTATGGTGATAAACTACTGCCCGAATTGGCAAAGTCTATTAACATAAGAGGGCTTTCGGAAACATCTTTAAAGCTAAATCGGCAGTTCTTTCAAATCTATCCCCAGATTCGTCAGGTGCTGACTGACGAATTGAAAAAAATGGGATTTACAATTCGTCAGACGCTGTCTGACGAATTTCAAAACAATGAAAATCAATTACTTACAACTTTACAGACACCATCTGCACAATTACAAAAATCAACAAGAGGTGGCATACAAGTGCCACCAGATAAACTCATCAGCCGTTTATCTTTTTCACATTTTACACTATTACTCCCTATCGCTGACTCGCTAAAGCGAACATTCTATGAAATCGAGTGCATGAAAGGCAATTGGAGTCACGAAGAATTGCGCAGACAAATCACGACCTTATATTTCGAACGCAGCGGCATGAGCGACAATCCGGAAAAACTTAGCCGTTTGGTGCAAGACAAATCTGAGGCCTTATTCCCAACCGATATAATCAAGTCGCCTTTCACCTTTGAATTCTTGGGTTTAAAAGCCAAAGATGTTGTTTACGAATCAGATTTGGAACAAGCATTGATAGACCACTTAGAAGAATTTCTTTTAGAGCTAGGTCACGGCTTTTGCTTTGAGGCAAAACAAAAACGCATTACGATTGGCGAAAAATACTACTTCATAGACTTAGTATTTTATCACCGCATTTTAAAATGCCATGTTTTGGTCGATTTAAAAATGAAAGAAGTTGACCATGAAAACATTGGGCAATTAAAAACCTACGTCAACTATTACAAAAAGAACATTGTGCAAGCAGGCGACAACCCACCCGTTGGTCTATTGTTGGTAACGGAAAACAACAAACCCCTTGTAGAATATGCTATGGCCGATGCCGACCAACATTTATTTGTAAGCAAGTATGTGCTGGCTTTACCCTCTACCAAGCAACTTGAAGAATTCATCAGAAAAGAATTAAACAATCAATAG
- the trmD gene encoding tRNA (guanosine(37)-N1)-methyltransferase TrmD codes for MRIDIITCLPKLLESPFGDSILKRAQEKNLVTVKLHDLREYSTTKHRTTDDYAFGGGAGMVMMIEPIDRCIQFLKDERAYDEIIYMSPDGELLSQSIANQLSLKQNLILLCGHYKGVDERVRQHLITREISIGDYVLSGGELAAAVLADSVIRLLPGVLNDETSALSDSFQDGLIAPPVFTRPADYKGWKVPEVLLSGHEAKISDWKHEESLKRTQKRRPGLVK; via the coding sequence ATGCGCATCGACATCATCACCTGCTTACCTAAATTACTGGAAAGTCCTTTTGGTGATTCTATTTTGAAACGTGCACAAGAAAAAAATCTGGTTACGGTAAAGCTGCACGACTTGCGCGAATACTCTACAACTAAACACCGCACAACAGACGATTATGCATTTGGTGGCGGGGCCGGCATGGTGATGATGATTGAGCCAATCGACCGCTGCATCCAATTTTTAAAAGACGAACGAGCTTATGACGAAATAATCTACATGAGCCCCGATGGCGAATTGCTATCGCAATCCATCGCCAATCAATTGAGCTTAAAACAAAATTTAATATTGCTCTGTGGGCACTACAAGGGTGTTGACGAGCGGGTGCGCCAGCATCTCATCACGCGCGAAATCAGCATTGGCGACTATGTGCTTTCGGGTGGGGAATTGGCTGCAGCTGTGCTGGCTGATTCGGTTATTCGCCTGCTACCGGGGGTTCTTAATGACGAAACTTCCGCGCTAAGCGACTCCTTTCAAGATGGCTTGATTGCGCCTCCCGTTTTTACTCGACCAGCCGATTACAAAGGCTGGAAAGTACCGGAAGTGTTATTGTCGGGCCACGAAGCCAAAATCAGCGACTGGAAGCACGAAGAGTCTTTGAAAAGGACTCAAAAAAGAAGGCCTGGACTTGTCAAATGA
- the rplS gene encoding 50S ribosomal protein L19: MADLMKIAEQELASKRADLPSFKAGDTINVHVKISEGNKERIQQFQGTVIYRRGTSTNGESFSVRKVSNGVGVERIFPILSPSIDKIEVMKIGKVRRAKLYYLKGRQGKSARIKEKLSAQEA; this comes from the coding sequence ATGGCCGATTTAATGAAAATAGCTGAACAGGAATTAGCCTCAAAGAGAGCTGATTTGCCTAGTTTCAAGGCTGGCGATACGATCAACGTGCATGTTAAAATCAGCGAAGGAAACAAAGAGCGTATTCAACAATTTCAAGGTACGGTTATTTATCGCAGAGGTACTTCTACCAATGGTGAAAGTTTTTCGGTAAGAAAAGTATCAAACGGTGTGGGCGTAGAGCGTATTTTCCCGATTTTGAGCCCAAGCATTGATAAAATTGAGGTAATGAAAATAGGCAAGGTTCGCAGAGCCAAATTGTACTACCTAAAAGGCCGTCAAGGCAAGTCTGCACGGATCAAAGAAAAATTAAGCGCACAAGAAGCATAA